The following coding sequences lie in one Ostrea edulis chromosome 8, xbOstEdul1.1, whole genome shotgun sequence genomic window:
- the LOC130049403 gene encoding BTB/POZ domain-containing protein 2-like isoform X1, whose product MSLAENSNNWRSGLSLAECNRYMLTHQIHCDVTFRVGKEGKLVRAHKYVLSSRSPVFDAMLYGDLAESDDIIVPDIEPSSFDALLRFLYCDDDSFTPDRVTSVLYAADKYGVDDLVTKIKSHLDQNITNETVLTVLESAKSFNLEDLLKKCKNFIESDPFAVLQSSSALEMTKETLTYIISLDSLVMDELEIYRFLIKWAENQCDRVGIETIDQNIRAMMGDLIYLIRFPLMNLDIFVKDVCNREILNVQEQIPLQQVIVGNLDKKNTKLQFVERKSKTFCVLRGDCRMIDSWSCDGLADCIEFTVNKTVRIHGFVMWGGLSIPYAYTIQGKLFANSEEVSTVPVQTIEKRKSSDIKFTIPLPEPVRLAPSVRYRAWVRLEGPTSWRGHSYRSSVTDHGVKFNFYTHIGENNATSSDGGQFPGFVCSL is encoded by the exons ATGTCCCTGGCAGAAAATTCGAACAATTGGCGTTCAGGTCTCAGTCTCGCTGAGTGCAACAGATATATGCTTACTCACCAGatccattgtgacgtcacatttagagTTGGGAAAGAGGGCAAACTTGTACGCGCCCATAAGTATGTTCTGTCCAGCAGAAGTCCAGTCTTTGATGCCATGCTGTATGGCGACCTTGCTGAATCAGACGACATCATAGTTCCAGACATCGAGCCGTCTTCTTTTGATGCGCTGTTACG ATTTCTGTACTGTGATGACGACAGCTTTACTCCAGATAGAGTAACCTCTGTCTTGTATGCCGCAGACAAATACGGAGTTGATGATTTGgtgacaaaaataaaatcacacTTAGATCAAAATATTACGAACGAAACTGTTCTTACAGTTTTAGAAAGTGCAAAGTCATTTAACCTTGAAGATCTTCTTAAAAAGTGCAAGAATTTCATTGAATCAGATCCGTTTGCTGTCTTACAATCCTCCTCTGCTTTAGAGATGACGAAAGAAACCCTTACATACATTATCTCCCTTGATTCTCTGGTAATGGATGAGCTGGAAATTTATCGATTTCTCATAAAATGGGCTGAAAATCAGTGTGATAGAGTGGGAATAGAAACAATTGATCAGAATATTCGAGCTATGATGGGGGACTTGATTTATCTAATCCGCTTTCCTCTCATGAATTTAGACATCTTTGTTAAAGATGTGTGCAATCGGGAAATACTGAATGTTCAAGAGCAAATTCCTTTACAGCAAGTGATTGTCGGTAATCTGgataaaaagaatacaaaattacaattcGTCGAACGaaaaagtaaaacattttgcgtTTTACGTGGAGATTGTCGTATGATCGATAGTTGGTCATGTGATGGATTAGCAGATTGTATAGAGTTCACAGTGAACAAGACTGTTAGAATCCATGGCTTCGTTATGTGGGGTGGATTGTCTATTCCCTACGCATACACGATACAAGGAAAGCTATTTGCGAACTCCGAGGAAGTATCAACTGTACCTGTTCAAACGATAGAGAAAAGAAAATCCTCCGATATAAAATTCACTATCCCATTACCGGAACCAGTGCGTTTAGCCCCTAGTGTGAGATACAGAGCCTGGGTACGTCTAGAGGGACCCACCAGCTGGAGAGGTCACAGTTACAGATCGTCCGTCACAGATCATGGTGTTAAATTCAACTTTTATACACATATTGGAGAAAATAATGCAACTTCATCTGATGGAGGACAGTTCCCCGGATTTGTCTGTTCTTTGTAA
- the LOC130049403 gene encoding BTB/POZ domain-containing protein 3-like isoform X2, with product MSLAENSNNWRSGLSLAECNRYMLTHQIHCDVTFRVGKEGKLVRAHKYVLSSRSPVFDAMLYGDLAESDDIIVPDIEPSSFDALLRFLYCGDVDFSADTITSVLYAADKYGVDDLVTKIKSYLDQNITKETVLIILESAKLFNLEDLLEKCEDFIESGPFPVLQSPSALEVTKETLTYIISLDSLVMDELEIYHFLMKWSENQCDKVEMEKTDPNIRAMMGDLIYSIRFHTMNLDTFVKDVCNREILDAQEKLSLQQVIVGSVDKENTKFKFKVRTCKTFCVVRGERKDTERFWAYSRSLPDCIEFTVNKTVRIHDFVIWGGRSFHIHTQYKESYSRTPRKYLLYLYKE from the exons ATGTCCCTGGCAGAAAATTCGAACAATTGGCGTTCAGGTCTCAGTCTCGCTGAGTGCAACAGATATATGCTTACTCACCAGatccattgtgacgtcacatttagagTTGGGAAAGAGGGCAAACTTGTACGCGCCCATAAGTATGTTCTGTCCAGCAGAAGTCCAGTCTTTGATGCCATGCTGTATGGCGACCTTGCTGAATCAGACGACATCATAGTTCCAGACATCGAGCCGTCTTCTTTTGATGCGCTGTTACG ATTTTTATACTGTGGTGACGTCGATTTCAGCGCGGACACAATAACCTCTGTCTTGTATGCCGCAGACAAATACGGAGTTGATGATTTGgtgacaaaaataaaatcataccTGGATCAAAATATTACGAAGGAGACTGTTTTGATTATCTTAGaaagtgcaaaattatttaaCCTGGAAGATCTTCTGGAGAAGTGTGAGGATTTCATTGAATCAGGTCCGTTTCCTGTCTTACAATCCCCCTCTGCTTTAGAGGTAACGAAAGAAACCCTTACATACATTATCTCCCTTGATTCTTTGGTAATGGATGAGTTGGAAATTTATCACTTTCTCATGAAATGGTCGGAAAATCAGTGTGATAAAGTGGAAATGGAGAAAACTGATCCGAATATCCGAGCTATGATGGGGGACCTGATTTATTCAATTCGTTTTCATACAATGAATTTAGACACATTTGTCAAAGATGTATGTAACCGGGAAATACTTGATGCGCAAGAGAAATTGAGTCTACAGCAAGTGATTGTAGGTAGTGTGGATAaagagaatacaaaattcaaattcaaggtccgaacatgtaaaacattttgtgtGGTACGCGGAGAACGTAAAGATACCGAGAGATTTTGGGCATATAGTCGAAGCTTACCGGATTGTATAGAGTTCACAGTGAACAAGACTGTTAGAATCCATGACTTCGTTATATGGGGTGGGAGGTCATTCCATATACATACACAATACAAGGAAAGCTATTCGCGAACTCCAAGGAAGTATCTACTGTACCTGTACAAAGAATAG